A section of the Agarivorans litoreus genome encodes:
- a CDS encoding dicarboxylate/amino acid:cation symporter, producing MKNDSKLSLTHKILIGMITGIGLGVFLQTFFAESILVKDYIVDGVLNIAGSIFVSSLKMLVVPLVFVSLVCGVSSMKDTARLGRLGGKTVLLYLATTAIAISLAMAVALLVRPGTGIELTSEAAFVAKEAPSISQVIIDMFPDNPIASMAQGNMLQIIVFALLFGIAIAISGEPGKRIGKHFEDFNVVIMKLVTILMNLAPYGVFALLAKLFFEIGFDAIASLLSYFMVVLVVLLLHALLVYPSLLKVLTGLNPLIFIKKMREAIVFAFSTASSNATIPVTMETATHKLGVRNSTASFTVPLGATINMDGTSIMQGVATIFIATVYGIDLTAGNFLMVIVTATLASVGTAGVPGVGLITLAMVLQQVGLPVEGIALIIGVDRLLDMVRTAVNITGDSMVTVAVAKSEGDLNIETYNNPQAGLSEEEVHLPHGESDTSLASAEKA from the coding sequence ATGAAAAACGATTCAAAACTGAGTCTTACTCATAAAATACTAATAGGTATGATTACCGGTATTGGCTTAGGGGTGTTCTTACAAACCTTTTTTGCTGAGTCTATCTTAGTCAAAGATTACATCGTTGACGGCGTTCTTAATATTGCTGGCTCAATCTTCGTATCCAGCTTGAAAATGCTAGTGGTTCCATTGGTATTTGTTTCTTTAGTATGTGGTGTATCTTCAATGAAGGACACTGCTCGTTTGGGTCGCCTTGGCGGAAAAACAGTACTACTGTATTTGGCTACCACTGCGATTGCTATTTCACTAGCCATGGCAGTTGCATTACTTGTGCGCCCGGGTACAGGTATAGAACTTACCAGTGAGGCGGCATTTGTCGCTAAAGAAGCACCAAGTATTAGCCAAGTTATCATTGATATGTTCCCCGATAACCCTATTGCCTCTATGGCTCAAGGCAACATGTTGCAAATTATCGTGTTTGCATTGTTATTTGGTATCGCAATCGCAATTTCTGGTGAGCCAGGCAAGCGCATTGGTAAACACTTTGAAGACTTCAATGTAGTAATCATGAAGTTAGTAACCATTTTAATGAACCTAGCCCCTTACGGCGTATTTGCGTTACTAGCGAAATTGTTCTTTGAAATTGGTTTTGACGCGATTGCTAGCTTACTCAGCTACTTCATGGTGGTATTGGTTGTATTACTACTGCATGCCTTGTTGGTTTACCCTTCACTACTAAAAGTACTTACTGGTTTAAACCCGCTTATTTTCATTAAGAAAATGCGTGAAGCTATTGTATTTGCTTTTAGTACTGCCTCTTCAAATGCGACTATTCCAGTCACTATGGAAACAGCTACTCATAAGCTAGGTGTACGTAACTCAACTGCTTCGTTCACCGTACCTTTAGGCGCCACCATCAACATGGACGGCACCTCAATTATGCAGGGTGTAGCCACTATCTTTATTGCAACGGTGTATGGCATTGACCTAACCGCAGGCAATTTCTTAATGGTTATTGTTACGGCAACGCTTGCGTCAGTAGGTACCGCAGGTGTTCCGGGCGTTGGTTTAATTACCTTAGCAATGGTATTGCAACAGGTTGGTTTACCGGTAGAAGGCATTGCGCTAATTATAGGTGTAGACCGCTTATTAGATATGGTGCGCACCGCAGTAAACATTACTGGTGATAGCATGGTGACGGTTGCCGTAGCTAAATCGGAAGGTGATTTAAACATAGAGACCTACAACAACCCTCAAGCAGGCTTATCTGAAGAAGAGGTACATCTTCCTCACGGTGAATCAGATACCAGCTTGGCCTCGGCCGAAAAAGCCTAG